A genome region from Megalobrama amblycephala isolate DHTTF-2021 linkage group LG16, ASM1881202v1, whole genome shotgun sequence includes the following:
- the LOC125249586 gene encoding uncharacterized protein LOC125249586: MRQDKTTGLKTLHFLVPSLVFLLVCILAGVIIYKKRNGQLSMSERRTDWTNREDRSDIRTDTCGNKPFSKPRMPSPKSEPKSYSNYDAEYTNMDELNMYGNI; the protein is encoded by the exons ATGAGGCAGGACAAAACCACTGGATTGAAGACTCTACATTTCCTAGTGCCCTCACTTGTGTTCCTCCTCGTTTGCATACTTGCTGGAGTCATCATATACAAGAAAAGAAATGg ACAACTGAGTATGTCTGAAAGAAGAACAGATTGGACAAACAGGGAAGACAGGAGTGATATCAG AACCGACACATGTGGAAACAAGCCTTTCTCCAAACCCCGTATGCCATCACCAAAGAG TGAGCCAAAATCCTACTCA AATTATGATGCTGAATACACTAACATGGATGAACTCAACATGTATGGAAACATCTGA